A genomic stretch from Peromyscus eremicus chromosome 6, PerEre_H2_v1, whole genome shotgun sequence includes:
- the Rtca gene encoding RNA 3'-terminal phosphate cyclase, with amino-acid sequence MEGQRVEVDGGIMEGGGQILRVSTALSCLLGLPLRVQKIRAGRSTPGLRPQHLSGLEMVRDLCDGHLEGAEIGSTEITFTPEKIRGGIHTADTKTAGSVCLLMQVSMPCVLFAASPSELRLKGGTNAEMAPQIDYTLMVFKPIVEKFGFKFNCDIKMRGYYPKGGGEVIVRMSPVKQLDPINLTDRGSVTKIYGRAFVAGVLPLKVAKDMAAAAVRCIRKEMRDLYVSIQPLQESRDQAFGNGSGIIIVAETSTGCLFAGSSLGKRGVNADKVGIEAAEMLLANLRHGGTVDEYLQDQVMAMASTGSKPSFLLDWNIIMLNTNVFSCAIKYSDTFVSFSWSQCKAKFTVKKSEEEEDASKDTYIIECEGIGMANPHL; translated from the exons ATGGAGGGGCAGCGGGTGGAGGTGGACGGCGGGATCATGGAAGGG GGCGGCCAGATCCTCAGGGTCTCCACCGCCCTGAGCTGCCTCCTGGGCCTCCCCTTGCGCGTGCAGAAGATCCGCGCGGGCCGCAGCACGCCGGGCCTCAG GCCTCAGCATTTGTCTGGACTGGAAATGGTTCGAGATTTGTGTGATGGGCACCTGGAGGGGGCAGAAATCGGCTCAACAGAGATCACCTTCACACCCGAGAAGATCAGAGGAGGAATCCACACAGCTGATACGAAGACAGCAGG GAGTGTGTGCCTCTTGATGCAGGTTTCAATGCCTTGTGTTCTCTTCGCTGCTTCCCCATCGGAACTTCGTTTGAAAGGTGGAACGAACGCTGAGATGGCGCCGCAGATTGATTACACCTTGATG GTTTTCAAGCCAATCGTTGAGAAATTCGGTTTCAAATTTAATTGCGACATTAAAATGAG GGGCTATTACCCGAAGGGGGGCGGTGAAGTGATTGTCCGAATGTCACCAGTTAAACAGTTGGACCCAATAAATCTGACTGATCGTGGCTCTGTGACCAAGATTTATGGGAGAGCTTTTGTTGCTGGAGTTTTGCCACTAAAA GTGGCAAAAGATATGGCGGCGGCAGCTGTGCGATGCATCAGGAAGGAGATGAGGGATCTGTACGTCAGCATCCAGCCTCTGCAGGAGTCCAGGGACCAAGCCTTCGGCAACGGCAGTGGGATCAT CATTGTTGCTGAGACATCCACTGGCTGCTTGTTTGCTGGATCATCACTTGGCAAAAGAG GTGTGAATGCAGACAAGGTTGGGATTGAAGCTGCTGAAATGCTGTTAGCAAATCTTAGACATGGTGGCACTGTGGACGAGTATCTACAAGACCAGGTAATGGCAATGGCATCTACAGGATCAAAACCATCCTTCCTGCTGGATTGGAACATAATTATGTTGAACACAAATGTCTTTAGTTGTGCCATAAAATATTCAGACACTTTTGTCTCATTCTCTTGGTCTCAATGCAAG GCCAAATTCACTGtgaagaagtcagaagaggaagaagatgccTCTAAAGACACTTACATCATCGAGTGTGAAGGAATCGGGATGGCAAATCCACATCTCTAG